Genomic segment of Rhodoflexus caldus:
GGATAAGTCAAACGCCACCCTCCTATCCGAATTGCCGAAAACGGCAAACCAGCAAAAAACCCCGACTGAAAGCAGACGGGGTTTTTTCAAACTTACAACTTAACCCTATTGATTTGAAAAAAGAAATTGAACATCCTACCATTTGCAGTCCTAAACCTCCTGCCTCAGATGACATAGAAACATAAGCGCTCATGTAGTGTTCAAAATTATGAAAAAACGTGGGGTTTGCAATCTTAATTTATGTTAAATAGTTTTCAGCAGGTTTTCTTTGAGCAATTTAAACTCTTCGGGAGTAATCAGCCCTTTGTCTAATAGCTCGGAAAGCTCGCGCAGTTTGGCCAGCGCATCGTTGGTGCTTGTGCCGCCCGCCGATTTGGGAGGCTGTTCGCTGCCTGTGGCTTTATTGGCTTCTGCCGTTGTTTTTTCTTTGCGCAACTCTTCCACAAAGGCTTTGCCGCGCTCAAATTGTTTCTTGTAGAAATCTTTAAAAGCCTCTACATCAAAGTTTTGCATATTACCGCCATTTTCAAAGTGTGTCATAAAAACCTGCCCTACGGCGTAGGTGGTTGCCCCCGAAATAGCTGCCATGCTTACCCCGCCTATAACGCTGCCTAACCCGGGAATCACTTTGATGGCTTCCGCGCCCATGCGCGAAAGTGCGCTGCCCGTCAAGGTTGCCAACAACGTTTTAAACTGCGACTCGGAAAAGTTAATCTCGTAGATTACGCACAATTGTTTCAGCATATCCATCTGGATAGCTGTAACAGCCACCATGTCAGCCACCGGAATAGGTATTAGGCCGGCACCCATTGACCACATCACGCTGCTTTTGATAACGGCTTCCGATTTGTCTTTGCGGCTGCCCATGGTTTCTTTAATCTTATTTAAAAAATAGTCTATCATTGTGATTGAGTGTTTGAATGCAATGTCAGGAACTCTATTGCATTGAACGGATGCCGTCTGATAAAGTTAGCATTACTTGCCTTCTTCGTCTTTCTTTGTGATTTTGCGGTCGGGCAGGTGCTCGTCCAAGAAAGCGTTGATTTCGTCAATGCTCTTGGTTGAAACAATTTCGCCGAACGAATTGATACTTACTTCAAAGCCTTCTAATGCCTTGTTCACTTTGGGCTTGGTTTGTTCGTCTGTCGTTTTTTTATTAATTTTCTTTGCCATAACGGAAGCGATTAGGTTGCTGATTGGAAATTTTTGTACGGATACGATGTGAAGTATCCTTACCGTTTGTAATCGGTAATTTGCAAAATAATTTACGGAATTTCATCGGAATAATGCGCGAATTCATCCGAAATATTGTGATAGGGCTATTGTTTTCCTTATTGCTTGCAGGTTGCAGCCTTGCGCCCGCAGGCGAGGATTGGGATTCGCCCGTAGATATTCCCGAAGGGCAAATTCGGCTGGCAACGGACAACAGCATATTAGTTTTCAGCAATGCGGGCGGCATACCCGATGCGGATGCCAACGGCTACCTGCCCATGCCCGTAGGCTTTTTGAGTTTGTACCGCCAACTGTCGTTTGCAGACCGCCGTTCGGTGCAACTGCGGTTTACGGGCTTTGACCTGCGCGGCATTCGCCCGCCGTTTCGCGTAGAGCGCAATGTTTCGATCACGCTTTTTTTGGGTAATACGCGCAGTTTTACCGCCACCGCCCCGAGCGATTTGCAACTTGTCATCACCGAAATTTCGGGGAATACTGTCAAAGGCAGATTTTCGGCTACTGCCGTCAATATAACCAACTCTAACGACCGCCTGCGCATCAGCAACGGGCAGTTTCATATCACTTTTACCGAACTGTAAACAATCACATGATTAAAGTAGAACACATCGGCATTGCCATCAAAGGACTTTCAGAGGCGAACGAATTGTTTCACAAACTGTTTGGCAAAGCACATTACAAAATTGAAGAAGTCGGCAGCGAAGGGGTAAACACCTCATTTTTCCAAATGGGCGAAACCAAGATAGAGTTGCTGGAAGCCACCCGCCCCGACAGCCCCATTGCCAAATTCATTGAGAAAAAGGGCGAAGGGCTGCACCACATCGCCTTTGAAGTGGCGGACATCCGCGCGGAAATGCAACGCTTGCAGGCAGAAGGTTTCCAACTGCTCAACGAAACGCCCAAACGCGGCGCAGACAACAAACTCATCTGCTTTTTGCATCCCAAATCTACGGGCGGCGTGCTGGTAGAACTCTGTCAGGAAATCAAACCGCAAGACGCATGATGCAGGGCGCACAATTCTTGGGTTTCGGCAGAAGCGGACAAAGCAACGTAACGTTTCCATCTATCAACCCGCGTACTAACGAGCCGACGGGTTTTACGTTCTACAAAGCAACCGAAAGCGAGTGCCGCTGTGCCGCTGAGCTTGCCAAAAGCGCTTTTGAGCAAATGTGGCACATCAGCGACCGACAGCGGGCTGCCTTTTTGCGGGCAGTTGCCGCCGAGTTAGAGGCTTGTGCCGATGCGCTCATGCAGGCAATTATGGCAGAAACCGCGCTGCCCCCGTTCCGCATCATGAGCGAACGCATGCGCACGCAGTTTCAACTCACCTCTTTTGCCGATTTGCTGGAAAAAGGCGGCTGGCAGGAAGAGCGCACCGATGCCGCACAACCGCAGCGGCAGCCCGTTCCAAAGCCTGCTTTGTATAAAAGGCTTGTGCCGATTGGTCCCGTTCTGGTTTTTGGGGCGGCGAACTTTCCGCTGGCTTATTCCGTAGCGGGGGTGGACAGTGCCGCCGCGTGGGCTGCGGGCTGTCCCGTGATTGTCAAGGCGCATCCCGCCCATCCGCGCACCAGCGAACTGACGGCGGAAGCCATCGTCAAGGCTGCCAAAGACACCCGAATGCCCGAAGGCATCTTTTCCATGCTGTTTGACAACGGGTTCGGCACGGCGCGATGTTTGGTACAACATCCGTATATCAAAGCATGCGGTTTTACGGGTTCGTTGGCAGGGGGCATGGCACTCTACCGCTTGGCACAGGAACGCACAGACCCCATTCCGTTTTTTGCCGAAATGAGCAGCCTCAACCCCGTGTTGCTGTTGCCCGAAGCCCTGCAAAATCGGGGCGAAGCCATCGCCGCGCAACTCACGCAATCTATCACCAACAACATGGGGCAGTTTTGCACCAAACCCGGCTTGC
This window contains:
- a CDS encoding DUF697 domain-containing protein, with product MIDYFLNKIKETMGSRKDKSEAVIKSSVMWSMGAGLIPIPVADMVAVTAIQMDMLKQLCVIYEINFSESQFKTLLATLTGSALSRMGAEAIKVIPGLGSVIGGVSMAAISGATTYAVGQVFMTHFENGGNMQNFDVEAFKDFYKKQFERGKAFVEELRKEKTTAEANKATGSEQPPKSAGGTSTNDALAKLRELSELLDKGLITPEEFKLLKENLLKTI
- the mce gene encoding methylmalonyl-CoA epimerase, with translation MIKVEHIGIAIKGLSEANELFHKLFGKAHYKIEEVGSEGVNTSFFQMGETKIELLEATRPDSPIAKFIEKKGEGLHHIAFEVADIRAEMQRLQAEGFQLLNETPKRGADNKLICFLHPKSTGGVLVELCQEIKPQDA
- a CDS encoding aldehyde dehydrogenase (NADP(+)); translation: MMQGAQFLGFGRSGQSNVTFPSINPRTNEPTGFTFYKATESECRCAAELAKSAFEQMWHISDRQRAAFLRAVAAELEACADALMQAIMAETALPPFRIMSERMRTQFQLTSFADLLEKGGWQEERTDAAQPQRQPVPKPALYKRLVPIGPVLVFGAANFPLAYSVAGVDSAAAWAAGCPVIVKAHPAHPRTSELTAEAIVKAAKDTRMPEGIFSMLFDNGFGTARCLVQHPYIKACGFTGSLAGGMALYRLAQERTDPIPFFAEMSSLNPVLLLPEALQNRGEAIAAQLTQSITNNMGQFCTKPGLLLMPEGEAAQNFLHHLSQGIAQTAAETMLNEGIATNYNHRRMRAMEQAGVEILAVSDRKARMEDQNIGIPALLKISGKQFLENPIFADEIFGPCSIAVVCKNEGEMWQCLAQLEGQLTCSIFGEEQELAARRNRLFAMAEKAGRLIFNGVPTGVEVSAAMQHGGPFPATTDARFGSVGSDAMRRFLRPVAFQNCPEALLPRG